One Deltaproteobacteria bacterium genomic window carries:
- a CDS encoding PilZ domain-containing protein has protein sequence MNRLGRERRMHIRQRVRCPVSFVSFDKLRIGETIDLSVGGMKITCRAILLKGESYDFTLVMNGNAINPRGRVVRLETHPEFSYSAGVCFVQLPAGHLEKLSGFLSTEES, from the coding sequence ATGAATCGGCTAGGCAGGGAGAGGCGGATGCATATCCGCCAAAGGGTTCGATGCCCGGTCTCTTTTGTCTCCTTTGACAAACTGAGAATCGGAGAAACCATTGACCTCAGCGTCGGTGGCATGAAAATCACGTGCCGTGCCATCCTTCTCAAGGGTGAGAGTTACGATTTCACCCTCGTCATGAATGGCAATGCAATCAACCCGAGGGGAAGGGTCGTCAGGCTTGAGACTCACCCGGAATTCAGCTACAGCGCCGGTGTCTGCTTTGTTCAGCTCCCTGCCGGACACCTGGAAAAACTGAGCGGCTTTCTTTCGACCGAAGAATCCTGA
- a CDS encoding DNA-binding protein — MNIMEHAGPMRVVTIGFEPGEMLLESIKEAIAKAGVENGVVVSGIGTLKSCQMHYVTHTDFPAVDRFYTLQKPLELLSVNGIIADGEPHLHIVVSCGEKEVYAGHLENNSEVLYLAEIAVLEFNELKMTRHLDPEKKTSLLGPKLP; from the coding sequence ATGAACATCATGGAGCACGCAGGGCCGATGAGAGTTGTGACCATAGGATTTGAACCCGGGGAGATGCTGTTGGAGTCGATCAAGGAAGCCATCGCCAAGGCAGGTGTGGAAAACGGTGTGGTTGTGTCCGGCATAGGAACCCTGAAGTCGTGCCAGATGCACTATGTGACCCACACGGATTTTCCGGCGGTCGATCGGTTCTATACCTTGCAAAAGCCGCTGGAGCTCCTTTCGGTGAACGGCATCATTGCCGATGGCGAGCCCCACCTCCACATAGTGGTCTCCTGTGGCGAGAAAGAGGTGTACGCAGGCCATTTGGAGAACAACAGCGAGGTTTTGTATCTCGCGGAGATAGCCGTTCTCGAGTTCAACGAGCTGAAAATGACCCGCCATCTGGACCCGGAAAAGAAGACCAGCCTGCTCGGCCCCAAACTCCCCTGA
- a CDS encoding MFS transporter has protein sequence MNSRLPLKPLLILTAVYYMSFLSRIIIAPLLPLLEVEFDLRHSQAGGLFLFIAVGQCLGFLASGIVSSRLTHRFTIFASGIIVGGAMLATSHSKAAPDICRWLFLLGLGEGLYFPSGIAVLTELAAKEDWGKAMAIHELAPNLALVTAPLLAEALLLVVSWRGVMITLSISALLLGLGFLRWGRGGNQRGTPPKPRKMMEILREPQFWVVAAAFAFALGAADGLYAILPLFLVDEIGLERQFANTIIGLSHISGVFIIFFSGVVTDRIGARRSVAIFTGATAASTLMLGVFRGSLLTPALVFLQATSVACFFPPALVIASLTFPSTVRNLALSLVLITGILFGEGVMPPTAGYLAEAVSFPFAICFVGTLVLSVLGLLFFLPPSPDGD, from the coding sequence TTGAATTCTCGACTCCCCTTGAAACCACTTCTCATTCTTACCGCTGTCTACTATATGAGCTTTCTCTCGCGGATTATAATCGCCCCCCTCCTTCCCCTCCTAGAGGTGGAATTCGACCTAAGACACAGTCAGGCAGGCGGTCTCTTTCTATTTATCGCCGTCGGACAGTGCCTCGGATTCCTGGCCTCCGGAATCGTCTCCTCCCGGCTGACCCATCGCTTCACCATCTTCGCCTCGGGCATAATCGTAGGAGGAGCAATGCTGGCCACCTCTCATTCCAAGGCTGCCCCGGACATATGTAGGTGGCTTTTTCTCCTCGGCCTTGGTGAAGGACTCTACTTCCCCTCGGGGATCGCCGTCCTGACGGAACTGGCCGCCAAAGAAGATTGGGGCAAGGCAATGGCCATTCACGAATTGGCCCCGAATCTCGCTCTTGTCACTGCTCCCCTCCTGGCTGAAGCTCTGCTCCTCGTCGTGTCCTGGCGCGGCGTCATGATCACACTGAGTATTTCGGCGCTGCTTCTGGGCCTCGGGTTTCTCAGGTGGGGCCGGGGAGGGAATCAAAGGGGCACCCCGCCGAAACCCCGAAAGATGATGGAAATTCTACGGGAACCCCAATTCTGGGTTGTTGCAGCGGCCTTTGCCTTCGCACTGGGTGCGGCCGACGGCCTATACGCAATACTGCCACTGTTTCTCGTCGACGAGATCGGGCTTGAAAGGCAGTTTGCGAACACCATCATCGGGCTTTCCCATATCTCCGGGGTCTTTATCATCTTTTTCTCGGGCGTTGTTACCGATCGCATCGGGGCCCGGCGTTCCGTAGCCATTTTCACAGGGGCAACAGCCGCCTCCACACTCATGTTGGGGGTCTTCCGTGGTTCTCTCCTCACGCCCGCCCTGGTGTTCCTCCAGGCAACATCCGTGGCCTGTTTCTTTCCCCCTGCCCTGGTCATAGCTTCCCTGACTTTTCCATCCACCGTGAGAAATCTAGCTCTCTCCCTAGTACTCATAACCGGCATTCTCTTTGGCGAGGGAGTCATGCCCCCGACGGCCGGCTATCTTGCAGAGGCTGTATCGTTCCCCTTTGCCATCTGTTTCGTCGGAACTCTGGTCCTGAGCGTGCTCGGTCTCCTCTTTTTCCTCCCCCCCAGTCCGGACGGGGATTGA
- a CDS encoding FAD-binding oxidoreductase — MIPREAEVVIIGGGIIGSSVAYFLSQAKRKVVLLERGDMAGEASGANGAFVWTSTRRPGIDLDLALASIEIHKRLGEELDVDTEYRRPGGLLVIENEQDLPVMERFRKEREDAGFVLTMLDSREAREFEPLLSERIAGALYNPLDGGTNPFNLVLGLQRKAEQMGARVFHHTEVQGIRLEDNRVRGVITARGIVRADLVVNACGAWAPFIGEMVGIKIPIIPSAMEFVVTEQMPPVISHIIMGAAYVTGEYAKEEMIGHQGRFGCGLCVHQTVSGNILLGATWRFVGYDKRTSYEETRAIAREVVRLFPQLGSVCAIRSFVNFFPFTSDDLPILGYVEGIDGFVMAAGHCGHGICLGPISGKLISELICEGRTSIPIDELGLWRFSQSGRAPSPGRVESL, encoded by the coding sequence GTGATACCGAGGGAAGCCGAAGTCGTGATCATAGGGGGCGGCATCATCGGTTCTTCCGTCGCCTATTTCTTGTCACAGGCAAAAAGGAAGGTCGTCCTCCTGGAAAGAGGCGACATGGCCGGGGAAGCATCAGGAGCAAACGGTGCTTTTGTCTGGACATCTACCAGGAGACCAGGCATCGACCTGGATCTTGCCCTGGCCAGTATTGAAATCCACAAGCGGCTAGGGGAGGAACTCGATGTCGATACCGAATACAGGCGGCCCGGAGGGCTGCTCGTCATTGAGAACGAGCAAGACCTTCCCGTCATGGAGAGGTTCCGCAAGGAGAGAGAGGATGCCGGCTTCGTTTTGACCATGTTGGACTCCAGGGAAGCCAGGGAGTTCGAACCCCTCTTGTCGGAGAGGATCGCGGGGGCTCTTTACAACCCTCTGGACGGTGGAACCAACCCCTTCAATCTTGTTCTGGGATTGCAGAGGAAGGCCGAACAGATGGGCGCGAGGGTTTTCCATCATACCGAGGTCCAGGGAATCCGATTGGAGGACAACAGGGTCAGAGGGGTGATCACCGCCAGAGGGATCGTGAGAGCCGATCTTGTGGTCAATGCGTGCGGCGCCTGGGCACCCTTCATAGGAGAAATGGTCGGGATCAAAATCCCCATCATTCCCAGTGCAATGGAGTTTGTCGTGACAGAACAGATGCCACCCGTAATCTCCCATATCATCATGGGCGCCGCCTATGTGACCGGGGAGTATGCCAAAGAAGAGATGATCGGCCATCAGGGGAGATTCGGTTGTGGTCTCTGTGTTCATCAAACGGTCTCAGGCAATATCCTTCTAGGAGCGACCTGGAGATTTGTCGGTTATGACAAGAGAACCAGCTATGAGGAGACGAGGGCGATTGCCAGGGAGGTGGTGAGGCTATTCCCACAGCTCGGGAGTGTCTGCGCAATTCGGAGCTTCGTCAATTTCTTCCCTTTCACCTCTGATGACCTTCCCATCCTCGGATACGTGGAAGGGATTGATGGATTTGTCATGGCAGCAGGCCACTGCGGACACGGAATATGTCTCGGACCGATCAGCGGCAAGCTGATCTCGGAACTGATATGTGAAGGCCGGACGTCAATTCCCATCGACGAACTCGGCCTGTGGCGCTTCTCCCAGTCGGGCAGAGCCCCCTCGCCGGGCAGGGTAGAATCTCTCTAG
- a CDS encoding PilZ domain-containing protein, whose product MIERRNHPRVKVSHPALYVGESYHTPRVATTVDLSLGGARIETPYSLIPGERLQISIAVHPQVIQCRGTVVRSLELTGERRRGGARYEAGVRFEEMSLHDRHHLSRHITRIMEPWN is encoded by the coding sequence ATGATCGAGCGGCGAAACCACCCGAGGGTCAAGGTATCCCACCCTGCCCTCTACGTCGGCGAGAGTTACCATACGCCGAGGGTGGCCACAACGGTCGACCTCAGCTTGGGGGGTGCAAGGATAGAGACCCCTTACAGCCTCATCCCCGGGGAGCGGCTTCAGATCTCAATCGCCGTCCATCCCCAGGTGATCCAATGCCGGGGCACCGTAGTCCGGTCCCTCGAATTGACAGGGGAGAGGCGGAGAGGCGGAGCACGGTATGAGGCAGGAGTTCGGTTCGAGGAGATGTCTCTACACGACAGGCACCACCTGAGCAGACACATCACCCGCATCATGGAACCATGGAACTGA
- a CDS encoding (2Fe-2S)-binding protein, with protein MEREDLIICRCEEVTQKEILRAIQDGARSLNDIKRISRAGMGLCQGRTCHRLVSQLLESRSALPLGESLKPPTFRPPLRPIKLADLALEESG; from the coding sequence ATGGAGAGAGAAGACCTGATCATCTGCCGCTGCGAGGAAGTGACGCAAAAGGAGATTCTCCGAGCCATCCAAGACGGAGCCCGGTCCCTCAACGATATAAAGAGAATCTCCAGGGCCGGCATGGGGCTGTGCCAGGGCCGGACCTGTCACAGGCTGGTGAGTCAGTTGCTGGAAAGTCGCAGCGCTCTCCCGCTTGGAGAATCCCTCAAACCACCGACTTTTCGCCCGCCGCTTCGACCGATCAAACTCGCAGATCTGGCACTGGAAGAATCAGGTTGA
- a CDS encoding sugar ABC transporter substrate-binding protein: MVRRSGRNLPLILGVLLLCAMAAVGACQREDRTGKKTIRFTVWGSPTSNQLYREVVEDFERSNPDIRVELMMLPWSHYHRKILTMCAARSRLDVMRLANSYFPLFVEKGALLALDEYIRRDRTEIDLGDFFPAALMGCEDEGHIYGLPVDIVGWAVFYNRGIFEKAGLAFPDGTWTWEAFLEVARKLTRDFDGDGSIDQYGAYVKVKLGVIELLAGQSGAMIMNEDNSRCLFDSPEGRAVVQLLYDMRVKYGVVPPPDVRSSQNPFAAQKVAMALLTRGDVTAFRQTLPFDWDVASVPRWPDREPRALIVGGFNPWVISRGSRLPEESWRFLKFFTGKKAMEKMARSGRIVPARKSVAESPAFLDTGPPENNAVFLDLIRTPDKVFVPRFPRYRRLEKIFKNNLQFLFEGNLTVGQCTAMICRDVDRLVQEVRAEQEEAQP, encoded by the coding sequence ATGGTAAGAAGATCGGGAAGAAACCTCCCGCTCATCCTCGGTGTTCTCCTTCTCTGTGCCATGGCAGCCGTTGGCGCCTGTCAAAGAGAAGACCGAACCGGGAAGAAGACCATCAGGTTCACCGTGTGGGGCTCTCCGACCTCCAACCAGCTCTACCGTGAGGTGGTAGAGGATTTTGAGAGGAGCAATCCTGATATCAGAGTCGAACTCATGATGCTCCCGTGGAGTCACTATCACCGGAAGATTCTGACCATGTGTGCAGCCCGCAGCAGGCTCGACGTGATGCGGCTGGCCAATAGTTATTTCCCTCTCTTTGTGGAAAAGGGAGCCCTGCTCGCTCTGGATGAATACATCAGGCGGGATCGTACAGAGATCGACCTGGGAGATTTCTTTCCCGCTGCCCTGATGGGTTGTGAAGATGAGGGGCATATCTATGGTCTGCCGGTTGATATCGTCGGTTGGGCCGTATTCTACAACCGGGGCATTTTCGAGAAAGCCGGGCTTGCTTTTCCCGATGGAACCTGGACTTGGGAAGCCTTTTTGGAGGTGGCGAGGAAGCTGACACGCGATTTTGACGGTGACGGGTCCATCGATCAGTACGGTGCCTATGTGAAAGTGAAGTTGGGAGTAATCGAGCTCCTCGCCGGACAGAGCGGTGCCATGATCATGAACGAAGACAACAGCAGGTGCCTCTTTGACAGCCCGGAGGGCAGGGCGGTGGTTCAGCTTCTGTACGATATGAGGGTGAAGTACGGGGTGGTTCCGCCTCCGGATGTCCGGTCGAGCCAGAACCCCTTTGCAGCACAAAAGGTGGCCATGGCATTGCTCACTCGAGGTGATGTGACCGCGTTCCGCCAGACCCTACCCTTTGATTGGGACGTGGCCTCAGTACCGAGGTGGCCCGATAGGGAGCCCAGGGCTCTCATCGTGGGGGGCTTCAATCCCTGGGTCATTTCACGCGGCAGCCGGCTGCCGGAGGAATCGTGGCGATTCCTCAAATTCTTTACCGGGAAAAAGGCAATGGAGAAGATGGCGAGAAGCGGGCGAATCGTTCCGGCAAGGAAATCGGTCGCCGAGAGCCCGGCTTTCTTAGATACCGGTCCTCCGGAGAACAACGCCGTCTTTCTTGATCTGATCCGTACGCCCGACAAGGTGTTCGTCCCCAGGTTCCCGCGGTACAGACGACTCGAGAAGATATTCAAGAACAACCTCCAGTTCCTCTTTGAAGGGAACCTGACAGTCGGCCAGTGTACGGCAATGATCTGCCGGGACGTTGATCGGCTGGTCCAGGAGGTCCGGGCGGAGCAGGAGGAGGCGCAGCCCTAG
- a CDS encoding PilZ domain-containing protein, producing MNIESLGSECSYPSRVFPTSPLHLELGALPPCPARLSRRSGDTLFSLPLRRSHPRYPVQKIASYDYEGRSFLTFTLDLGLGGMKIKTHRYIREDERLSFRLVLDRGLVCLKGRIAYSLLLPEYRNVSGIQFLQVSKKDLGLLAFYLDALDRRERRVLIPDGR from the coding sequence ATGAACATCGAAAGCCTTGGATCCGAATGCTCGTACCCCTCGCGTGTTTTCCCAACCAGTCCACTCCACCTGGAACTCGGCGCTCTTCCTCCTTGCCCTGCCCGGCTCTCGAGACGGTCCGGCGATACCCTGTTCTCCCTCCCACTGAGAAGAAGCCACCCGAGATACCCTGTCCAGAAAATCGCCTCCTATGACTATGAGGGCAGGAGCTTCTTGACGTTCACTCTGGATTTGGGACTGGGAGGCATGAAGATCAAGACCCACCGCTACATCCGTGAAGACGAACGCCTGAGTTTCAGGCTCGTGCTCGACCGGGGTTTGGTTTGCTTAAAAGGAAGGATAGCCTACAGTCTGCTGCTCCCCGAATACCGGAATGTCTCAGGCATCCAGTTTCTCCAAGTCTCCAAAAAAGACTTGGGCCTCCTGGCCTTCTATCTCGACGCCCTGGACCGACGGGAAAGGAGGGTTCTCATACCAGATGGAAGATAG